A window from Hemibagrus wyckioides isolate EC202008001 linkage group LG19, SWU_Hwy_1.0, whole genome shotgun sequence encodes these proteins:
- the LOC131370462 gene encoding angiopoietin-related protein 5-like encodes MYFRNSSQQSMKFTHQCDKQIPSELKSLGGPTIWTATLKLSLLLPLKQASDTGTVKLIITVRMMTSWAGLLLLSLCMVTSLVRMKASTVADGTDCTAIKKKSPYASSGVYNIQPSGSRKPFQVYCLMQQDGGWTVIQRRSGGKVSFERNWKDYKNGFGNVRYDHWLGLAKIWALTKNKNHKATLRVGLWDFEGNSVYANYQNFWIGSEKTAYRLHVGKYTGTAGDAIRGAYAGIDQNGYGFTTNDSDNDGCSPCIFGDIAVNSCSTQKGGGWWFSRCGSANLHGIWHSEGNNRGWASGLHWHTWKSPEPYSAKRTRMMIKIIQ; translated from the exons ATGTATTTcagaaattcctcacaacagTCTATGAAGTTTACACATCAGTGTGACAAACAAATACCCAGTGAGCTGAAGTCCT TGGGTGGGCCAACTATTTGGACTGCTACATTAAAACTGTCCCTACTTCTGCCTCTGAAACAAGCCTCAGACACTGGAACTGTGAAG TTAATCATCACAGTAAGGATGATGACTAGCTGGGCCGGACTTCTCTTACTGTCACTGTGCATGGTCACTTCCCTGGTCAGGATGAAGGCTTCGACGGTTGCAGATG GCACAGACTGcacagcaattaaaaaaaaatccccatatGCATCAAGTGGTGTCTATAACATTCAGCCATCTGGAAGCCGAAAACCTTTCCAG GTTTACTGTTTGATGCAACAGGATGGAGGCTGGACTGTTATCCAGAGGAGGTCTGGTGGAAAAGTTTCCTTTGAAAGGAACTGGAAAGACTATAAGAACGGATTTGGAAATGTTCGCT ATGACCACTGGCTGGGCCTCGCCAAGATATGGGCTCTAACCAAAAACAAGAATCATAAAGCAACACTCAGAGTAGGCCTGTGGGACTTCGAAGGAAATTCTGTCTATGCGAATTACCAAAATTTTTGGATCGGCAGTGAGAAAACAGCTTACCGGCTTCATGTTGGGAAATACACGGGCACTGCAG GTGATGCTATCCGTGGGGCATATGCAGGCATTGACCAGAATGGCTATGGTTTCACTACAAATGACAGTGACAATGATGGCTGCTCCCCATGCATTTTTGGAGATATTGCAGTTAATAGCTGCAGCACTCAAAAAGGTGGAGGTTGGTGGTTCAGTCGGTGTGGCTCAGCTAACCTGCATGGAATTTGGCATTCTGAGGGAAATAATCGGGGATGGGCATCTGGTCTCCACTGGCACACCTGGAAATCCCCTGAGCCATACTCAGCTAAGAGAACACGCATGATGATCAAGATCATTCAGTAG